A single region of the Thermococcus paralvinellae genome encodes:
- a CDS encoding glycosyltransferase family 4 protein encodes MKIVMIVSNPFKPDPRVYKEAKSLVKHGHKVTVIAWDREGEYPKEESIDGIRVLRIKVKSKYGNFFDFLLKLPFFYLKSLKLLLKEDFDVIHTHDFDTAILGLLIRRLKDIRWIYDVHDLYESLVEKENSRAAKVISKLERIIIDLPDYVIVVNDAFIRLMRERGRTKPILVIMNTIEPIKVEKQKSKRFTLFYAGVLSSGRFILEMIDIAKELRIRLKIAGSGKLEHEVKKRCHDSCLFLGYIPHRKALEELSKSHATFAIYTPKILNNLLAAPNKLFEAMCLKVPIIAVKGSVMSKIVERHRCGVTVEYEKKDVKEKVRHIMENPKLIKKMGHNGRKGFLKEYTWRNMEEKLVKLYEGLK; translated from the coding sequence ATGAAGATCGTAATGATAGTTTCTAACCCTTTCAAGCCGGATCCACGCGTGTATAAAGAGGCAAAGAGCCTTGTCAAACACGGGCATAAAGTTACGGTTATCGCATGGGACAGGGAAGGAGAGTATCCCAAAGAAGAAAGCATTGATGGAATAAGGGTTCTTAGAATTAAAGTTAAGTCTAAATACGGGAATTTTTTTGACTTTCTTCTAAAGCTACCATTTTTTTACTTGAAATCCCTTAAGCTTCTCCTAAAAGAGGACTTCGATGTCATACATACCCATGATTTTGATACAGCGATTTTAGGTCTTTTAATTAGGAGGCTTAAAGATATTAGGTGGATCTATGATGTACATGATCTTTATGAGAGCTTAGTTGAAAAAGAGAACTCAAGAGCTGCTAAAGTTATATCAAAACTCGAGAGGATTATTATTGATCTCCCTGATTATGTAATCGTCGTTAACGATGCATTTATACGACTCATGAGGGAAAGAGGAAGGACTAAGCCGATCTTAGTTATAATGAACACGATAGAACCAATTAAAGTGGAAAAACAAAAATCTAAGAGATTCACACTTTTCTATGCTGGCGTTTTGTCTTCTGGAAGGTTCATCCTTGAAATGATCGACATTGCAAAAGAACTAAGAATAAGACTTAAAATTGCAGGCTCTGGAAAATTAGAACATGAAGTAAAAAAGCGATGCCATGATAGCTGTTTGTTTTTGGGTTATATACCGCACAGAAAGGCACTTGAAGAGCTATCTAAATCACATGCGACATTTGCCATCTACACTCCTAAAATACTCAACAACCTCCTTGCAGCACCGAATAAATTATTTGAGGCAATGTGTCTAAAGGTTCCAATAATTGCCGTGAAAGGCTCAGTCATGAGCAAAATAGTCGAGCGGCATAGATGCGGGGTCACAGTGGAATATGAAAAAAAGGATGTTAAGGAAAAGGTGCGTCACATCATGGAGAATCCGAAGTTGATTAAAAAGATGGGTCATAACGGAAGAAAAGGATTTTTAAAGGAGTATACTTGGAGAAATATGGAGGAAAAGCTGGTAAAGTTATATGAGGGATTAAAATGA
- the wecB gene encoding non-hydrolyzing UDP-N-acetylglucosamine 2-epimerase → MKVVTVVGARPQFIKMAPVSRELRKYFDEIIVHTGQHYDYEMDRIFFEELSIPEPDYHLGVGSGSHGYQTGEMLKKIEEVLIKEKPDLVLVYGDTNSTLAGALAAVKLHIKVAHVEAGLRSFDKRMPEEVNRVLTDHVSDYLFAPTETAVENLYNEGIRKGVYLTGDVMYDALLSNIKIAQKKSRILEELGLKSKKYLLATVHRAENTDNRKNLENIIEAFIESNELIVFPAHPRTQKYLKAYNLIEKVKKAENILLINPVGYLDMLVLEENARKILTDSGGVQKEAYFLKVPCITLREKTEWVETVEDGWNILVGADKEKIIKAIRQFEPAGETYTYKFGNGKASKKIVKILI, encoded by the coding sequence ATGAAAGTTGTTACGGTTGTTGGTGCTCGTCCACAATTCATTAAAATGGCTCCTGTCTCGAGGGAGTTGAGGAAGTATTTTGATGAAATTATAGTCCATACGGGCCAGCATTATGATTATGAGATGGATAGAATTTTCTTTGAGGAGTTGAGTATTCCGGAACCCGATTATCATCTTGGCGTCGGCTCTGGGAGTCATGGTTATCAAACAGGAGAGATGCTTAAGAAGATTGAAGAAGTTTTGATAAAGGAGAAGCCGGATCTAGTCTTAGTTTATGGTGATACTAATTCAACTCTTGCTGGTGCTTTAGCCGCAGTAAAGCTTCACATTAAAGTTGCCCATGTTGAGGCTGGCTTGAGGAGTTTTGACAAAAGAATGCCTGAGGAAGTTAATAGGGTTTTGACTGACCACGTTAGTGATTACCTCTTTGCACCAACAGAGACAGCAGTTGAAAACCTGTACAATGAAGGAATTAGAAAGGGAGTATACTTAACAGGGGATGTAATGTATGATGCCTTGCTAAGCAATATAAAAATAGCTCAAAAGAAGTCTAGGATACTTGAAGAGCTAGGATTAAAGTCCAAAAAATACTTACTAGCAACAGTTCACAGGGCTGAAAATACTGACAACAGGAAAAACTTGGAAAACATTATTGAAGCCTTCATCGAGAGCAATGAGTTAATAGTTTTCCCAGCCCATCCAAGGACCCAAAAATACTTAAAAGCTTATAATCTGATTGAAAAAGTTAAAAAAGCAGAGAATATTCTGCTAATCAATCCCGTTGGCTACTTGGACATGCTTGTCCTAGAGGAAAACGCCAGAAAAATTCTCACTGATTCTGGTGGCGTTCAAAAAGAAGCTTATTTCCTTAAGGTTCCATGCATTACACTAAGAGAAAAAACAGAATGGGTGGAAACTGTTGAAGATGGATGGAACATTCTAGTTGGAGCTGATAAGGAGAAAATAATCAAAGCAATCAGACAGTTCGAGCCTGCTGGAGAGACATACACTTACAAATTCGGAAACGGAAAAGCAAGTAAAAAAATAGTAAAGATATTGATTTAA
- a CDS encoding glycosyltransferase: MNTRVLMILNNHYTHDPRVTTEVESLVKHSYEVKVIAWDRKRKYPTHETANNVEVIRIRIPQIIDKLIPFEILKVPIWQVLAYRRALQLYKTWKFGIVHVHDWPDLPVGVWLKRKLKIKLVYDSHEVWNYMVFTNKLPEWLWEAIWRERKLLQAVDAFITVGRGYKRYFIRYVKSVKLVMNAKLPLTQWKKPKTNPLVVVYIGGFHRARCIEELVSATCEVKRVFTVIAGPEIPEYKKLFENSRSCGLKYLGFIPKSRVIPLTREASVVYYVFDPSHPLYKIGMPNKLFEAIATGRASLACKGTASGKFVEEYKIGLVVNCNVEEIKKALITFIENPKLIIKFGRRAYSIGSKYNLERESKKLLEIYKRLLGGTPHDDAG; the protein is encoded by the coding sequence ATGAACACTAGAGTTTTGATGATCCTTAACAATCATTATACTCATGACCCTCGTGTGACTACCGAGGTTGAAAGTTTAGTTAAACATAGTTATGAAGTTAAAGTTATAGCTTGGGACAGGAAAAGGAAGTATCCTACTCATGAAACTGCTAATAATGTTGAAGTTATTCGGATAAGAATTCCACAAATCATAGACAAGTTAATTCCTTTTGAGATACTAAAAGTTCCAATATGGCAAGTTCTAGCCTATAGAAGGGCATTGCAACTCTATAAAACCTGGAAGTTTGGGATCGTTCATGTTCACGATTGGCCGGATTTGCCTGTTGGCGTGTGGCTTAAACGCAAGCTTAAGATTAAGCTCGTTTATGATTCACATGAGGTCTGGAATTACATGGTCTTCACAAACAAGCTTCCGGAGTGGTTGTGGGAGGCAATATGGAGGGAGAGAAAACTCCTGCAAGCTGTTGACGCCTTTATAACTGTAGGAAGAGGTTACAAGAGGTATTTCATTAGGTATGTGAAAAGCGTGAAGCTTGTTATGAATGCCAAGCTGCCCCTAACTCAATGGAAAAAGCCAAAAACAAATCCTTTGGTGGTCGTGTATATTGGAGGGTTCCATAGGGCGAGGTGTATAGAAGAACTCGTCTCTGCAACCTGTGAGGTTAAAAGGGTATTCACAGTAATTGCAGGGCCGGAAATTCCGGAGTACAAAAAGCTCTTTGAAAACTCAAGGAGCTGTGGTCTGAAATATTTGGGGTTTATACCAAAATCGAGAGTTATTCCTCTCACCAGAGAGGCTAGTGTTGTGTACTATGTGTTTGACCCCAGCCATCCGTTATACAAAATAGGTATGCCGAACAAATTGTTTGAAGCTATTGCAACCGGAAGGGCATCTTTAGCGTGCAAAGGAACAGCAAGTGGAAAATTTGTAGAGGAATATAAGATTGGTTTAGTTGTTAACTGCAATGTTGAGGAAATTAAAAAAGCTCTAATTACTTTTATTGAGAATCCAAAATTGATAATTAAGTTTGGAAGAAGAGCATATTCAATTGGCAGTAAATATAATTTGGAAAGAGAGTCTAAGAAACTGTTGGAAATTTATAAACGTTTGCTTGGAGGGACCCCCCATGACGATGCTGGATGA
- a CDS encoding class I SAM-dependent methyltransferase has product MTMLDDILKDIQNMDIPNIEHIIPSIGFYVSAIQMALKYKKNTSSLTVLDIGCSRGYGIYIMNKLCPNCQFVGVDLDERNINIANKVLSGLSNATCVLGDIIDERTREYLHLKYGFFDVITCFEVYEHVPPKNAEILLKNIRFLLKPGGFLFISTPNKRVYDIDAYTVDHINEVYPQEFIRKLELAGFSIIKVFGSYTQNPILIRALERLNLVARIGDRRNELSFAKKLVRYLLVSVLSPSRMYGEIIKRISYRKYLQFKAKKARLSDNYLNSSLILIIARKDAKN; this is encoded by the coding sequence ATGACGATGCTGGATGATATACTTAAGGATATCCAGAATATGGACATTCCAAATATAGAACATATAATACCCAGTATTGGTTTTTATGTATCTGCTATTCAAATGGCTCTCAAATATAAAAAGAATACAAGTTCCTTAACAGTACTAGACATAGGTTGTTCAAGGGGATATGGCATTTATATTATGAACAAACTATGTCCAAATTGTCAGTTTGTTGGAGTGGATTTAGATGAAAGAAACATTAATATAGCCAATAAAGTACTGTCGGGATTATCTAATGCTACTTGTGTGTTGGGAGATATAATTGATGAACGCACTAGAGAATATCTTCATTTAAAATATGGATTTTTTGATGTTATAACTTGTTTTGAAGTCTACGAGCATGTTCCACCAAAAAACGCTGAGATTCTTCTTAAAAATATAAGGTTTCTTCTGAAACCTGGGGGATTTCTCTTTATTTCGACTCCAAATAAGCGTGTATACGATATTGATGCATACACTGTAGACCATATAAACGAAGTATATCCACAGGAGTTCATAAGGAAATTAGAGTTAGCGGGTTTTTCTATCATAAAGGTCTTTGGATCTTATACCCAGAATCCTATCCTTATACGAGCATTGGAAAGATTAAATTTAGTAGCGAGGATTGGTGATAGAAGGAATGAGCTATCTTTTGCTAAAAAACTGGTTAGGTATCTTCTAGTTTCTGTTCTCTCTCCTTCTAGGATGTATGGTGAGATTATAAAAAGGATTTCGTATAGAAAATACCTCCAGTTTAAGGCTAAAAAAGCAAGACTAAGTGATAACTACTTGAACTCATCCCTCATCTTGATTATCGCCAGAAAAGATGCAAAAAATTGA
- a CDS encoding flippase gives MAGSLKLKLIKNAGWLFSAEVISKILAYGLIILLGRTLGEEGLGQYSFIFSFVALTSIFSDLGVSFYVMREIARDKSKKEWLFPYALGFKIILALINFGVIVFLTMQLDKPNWMKWLIVLVAFENMFFRTVNLFTYIMFAYEVTKYEAIAKTLERVWAFFIGGAVLYLKRELAPFVVTLVVGYFVREFLRIYWGSKFLEKLSMRVNIKIWLNILKHSYPFWLIGIFTMIYYRTDIVMLGLMKNDYDVGIYRGAYTLIEVPIFIPSIVVSTTLPSMARLWREDRKTLDILFKKSFQMLLILGIAGTLGFFFFSDLAINIVFGSGFRESVGVLKVLGFAVPFMFLNSLFGSFLNATGRELTFTKITAFTALINVVLNYFLIQSYSYYGAAIATVVSQFFASFLAIIKMRDEFK, from the coding sequence ATGGCCGGAAGCCTGAAATTGAAACTAATAAAGAATGCAGGATGGCTTTTTAGTGCCGAAGTAATTTCAAAGATATTAGCTTATGGTTTAATCATCCTCTTGGGAAGAACTTTAGGAGAAGAAGGATTGGGACAGTACTCTTTCATATTTTCATTTGTTGCCCTGACTTCAATCTTTTCTGACTTAGGGGTTAGCTTCTATGTCATGAGAGAGATAGCAAGAGACAAGAGCAAAAAAGAATGGCTGTTTCCCTATGCTTTAGGGTTTAAAATCATATTGGCACTGATTAATTTTGGAGTAATTGTGTTTTTAACAATGCAACTTGATAAGCCAAACTGGATGAAATGGCTAATAGTTTTAGTTGCGTTTGAGAACATGTTCTTTAGAACTGTTAACTTATTTACATACATAATGTTTGCTTATGAGGTCACAAAGTACGAAGCTATTGCGAAGACATTGGAGAGAGTTTGGGCGTTTTTTATTGGCGGTGCAGTTTTATACTTAAAGAGAGAGCTTGCACCTTTTGTAGTAACTCTCGTGGTTGGATACTTTGTTAGAGAGTTCCTACGTATCTATTGGGGCTCAAAATTCTTAGAAAAGTTGAGCATGAGAGTTAACATAAAGATCTGGCTTAACATCCTAAAGCATTCATACCCCTTCTGGCTCATTGGAATTTTCACAATGATTTACTACCGAACTGATATAGTCATGCTTGGACTAATGAAGAACGATTATGATGTCGGTATTTATAGGGGTGCCTATACTTTGATTGAAGTGCCGATATTCATTCCGTCCATTGTTGTTTCAACAACTTTGCCTTCAATGGCAAGGCTCTGGAGGGAAGACAGAAAAACCTTAGACATTTTGTTTAAGAAAAGCTTCCAGATGCTCCTAATTTTGGGAATAGCTGGAACCTTGGGATTCTTTTTCTTTTCTGATTTAGCAATAAATATAGTTTTTGGAAGCGGGTTTAGAGAAAGTGTTGGAGTACTGAAAGTTCTTGGCTTTGCTGTGCCGTTTATGTTTCTGAATTCGCTCTTTGGGAGCTTTTTAAATGCTACCGGAAGAGAGCTAACTTTTACAAAAATAACAGCATTCACAGCTTTGATCAATGTTGTGCTAAATTACTTTTTAATCCAGAGTTACAGCTATTATGGAGCAGCAATTGCGACGGTAGTTAGTCAATTTTTTGCATCTTTTCTGGCGATAATCAAGATGAGGGATGAGTTCAAGTAG
- a CDS encoding cation diffusion facilitator family transporter — protein sequence MQEVYKPIFVSVIGNILLALLKIAVGLAYSSLALISDGVHSLSDVITSVIGFVGIKIASKPPDKSHPFGHSRFEPLFAFFIGLALFLVAYEIARDSITRLLAGISIEVNSIMLGVAVISILVKEAMTQYTLWIGKKLNNQILIADAYHHRSDVLSSLAVLAGLLLQEFGFTYGDALAGFIVALFIGKVAIEIILQNVNYLTGTSPPFEVCEKIKGTALSVENVLGVHDLRAHYLGPKLHVELHIEVPPNLTLKEAHDISEEVKKRIEELEEVERAFVHVDIKGVTK from the coding sequence ATGCAAGAGGTTTACAAACCGATATTTGTGAGTGTCATAGGCAACATTCTTCTGGCACTGCTTAAAATTGCCGTTGGACTTGCTTATTCAAGTTTGGCACTGATTTCTGATGGCGTTCATTCTCTTTCTGATGTAATTACAAGTGTTATTGGATTTGTGGGGATTAAGATAGCATCAAAGCCTCCTGATAAGTCTCATCCATTTGGACATTCACGTTTTGAACCACTTTTTGCCTTTTTTATTGGTTTGGCTTTATTTTTGGTTGCTTATGAAATTGCGAGAGACTCTATAACCAGATTATTAGCTGGGATTTCAATTGAAGTAAATTCCATAATGCTTGGTGTTGCAGTTATTTCGATCCTCGTTAAAGAAGCTATGACCCAATATACCCTTTGGATAGGGAAGAAGCTCAACAATCAGATTCTGATTGCAGATGCGTACCACCACAGGAGTGATGTTTTGAGCAGTTTGGCTGTTTTAGCTGGTCTCTTACTCCAAGAGTTTGGTTTTACGTATGGAGATGCTCTCGCTGGGTTTATAGTGGCGCTGTTTATAGGGAAAGTTGCCATTGAAATTATTCTTCAAAATGTAAACTATCTTACCGGAACCTCACCACCCTTTGAGGTCTGTGAAAAGATTAAGGGAACAGCTCTGAGTGTTGAGAACGTTTTGGGGGTTCATGATTTAAGGGCCCATTATTTGGGTCCCAAGCTTCACGTCGAACTTCATATAGAAGTTCCACCAAATTTGACACTTAAAGAGGCTCACGATATTAGTGAAGAAGTGAAGAAGCGCATAGAAGAACTTGAAGAGGTTGAGAGAGCTTTTGTACATGTTGATATTAAGGGTGTTACTAAATGA
- the mfnA gene encoding tyrosine decarboxylase MfnA, which yields MTTFPEKGMSEEEVLNELEKRLSEDLTFDSGKILGSMCTYPHPLAQKIISLYIDRNLGDPGLHVGSRKIEEETVQMLGNLLHLNKAYGNIVSGGTEANILAVRAFRNIADVENPELILPESAHFSFLKASEMLKVKLVWAELNDDYSVNVRDVENKITDNTIGIVGIAGTTGLGVVDDIPALSDLAQDYGLPLHVDAAFGGFVIPFAKALGYDLPDFDFKLKGVQSITIDPHKMGMAPIPAGGIIFRKKKFIDAISVPAPYLAGGQIFQATITGTRPGANALAVWTLLKHLGFEGYKKIVKEAMELSRWFAGQIKTLNGAYLIREPMLNIVSFGTKELEKVEKELKMRGWGISAHRGYIRIVMMPHVKKIHLEEFLRDLKEILKVV from the coding sequence GATGAGTGAAGAGGAAGTGCTTAACGAACTTGAAAAGCGGCTAAGTGAGGATTTAACTTTTGATTCGGGTAAAATCCTTGGATCAATGTGCACTTATCCACACCCCCTTGCTCAAAAGATAATATCTCTCTATATTGATAGAAATCTTGGAGATCCCGGACTACACGTTGGAAGCAGAAAAATTGAGGAAGAAACTGTGCAGATGCTCGGAAATTTGCTACACTTAAACAAGGCTTACGGCAATATAGTCTCTGGAGGAACAGAGGCAAACATCTTAGCGGTGAGAGCCTTTCGCAACATAGCTGATGTTGAAAATCCAGAGCTGATTCTGCCAGAGAGTGCACATTTCTCATTTCTTAAGGCGAGTGAAATGCTAAAAGTAAAGCTGGTGTGGGCCGAGCTGAATGACGATTACTCTGTTAATGTTAGAGACGTTGAGAACAAAATCACAGATAACACAATAGGAATTGTGGGAATAGCAGGAACAACGGGTCTTGGAGTTGTAGATGACATTCCAGCGCTTTCAGATTTAGCCCAAGATTACGGACTTCCTCTTCACGTTGACGCTGCCTTTGGAGGTTTCGTAATACCCTTTGCAAAAGCTTTAGGTTATGATTTGCCTGATTTTGACTTCAAGCTTAAAGGTGTACAGAGCATAACAATTGACCCCCACAAAATGGGCATGGCACCAATTCCCGCTGGAGGAATAATATTCAGAAAAAAGAAGTTCATTGATGCAATAAGTGTTCCTGCTCCTTATTTAGCGGGAGGGCAAATATTCCAAGCGACAATAACAGGAACAAGACCGGGAGCAAATGCTCTGGCAGTATGGACTCTTTTAAAGCACTTGGGCTTTGAAGGATACAAAAAGATTGTCAAAGAAGCAATGGAGCTCTCAAGATGGTTTGCAGGGCAGATAAAGACTTTAAATGGAGCATATCTTATCAGGGAGCCCATGCTCAACATAGTGTCCTTTGGAACTAAAGAGCTGGAAAAGGTTGAGAAGGAGCTTAAAATGAGAGGCTGGGGAATCAGTGCTCACAGAGGATACATCAGGATTGTTATGATGCCTCATGTCAAAAAAATACACTTAGAGGAGTTTTTAAGAGACTTAAAGGAGATCTTGAAAGTTGTTTGA